The proteins below come from a single Magallana gigas chromosome 10, xbMagGiga1.1, whole genome shotgun sequence genomic window:
- the LOC105332710 gene encoding embryonic protein UVS.2, which produces MGFGLRYLAVILMFNRGLCQICNSTIVASQNQMESVTTPGYNGGTGSYTSNMDCYWVLDAGADDLRILMFVTYDTSCPNDVFYIHDGPDGSSTKLADGQCGKAVATHYSTLQRYAFIRMTSDATLEKVGLLVEYVAAKDYSGSGCGGTRQTLTATETFQYLSSPSFPSQYPSDSNCRWTINNALGTVDIEVVISDIEDGDPAVCDYDHYEIYDGEYMCEHNTIRKVCQEFQKIPAYNYTSNSSSVVVKFFSDSSVNRRGFLLRYRAIIAPTTTTPITTTVAETTAEATTTAETTTTSTTPSTTTTSTTTTPAPCTTKSTTYITTTKAEGLTINFELMLGFIGGSLLLICMTIIIVVCVVTKAKPPSGKHITPVQPFRPYETVDKNSIRIRKPSKIPKQISSQSGVTQKLPPW; this is translated from the exons ATGGGATTTGGTCTGAGATACTTAGCAGTTATACTTATGTTTAACAGGG gTCTTTGCCAGATATGTAACTCGACTATAGTTGCATCACAAAACCAAATGGAGTCGGTGACAACTCCAGGATATAACGGTGGAACTGGTAGTTATACGAG TAATATGGACTGTTACTGGGTTCTTGACGCCGGTGCAGATGACTTGAGAATCTTGATGTTTGTAACGTATGATACTTCCTGTCCAAACGACGTTTTCTACATCCATGATG GTCCTGACGGGTCGTCAACAAAATTAGCAGACGGACAGTGCGGTAAAGCAGTTGCAACGCATTATTCAACGTTACAAAGATACGCTTTTATCAGAATGACGTCTGATGCAACCTTAGAGAAAGTCGGACTTCTTGTGGAATATGTGGCAGCTAAAGATTATT CCGGAAGTGGTTGTGGTGGCACGAGGCAGACACTGACAGCTACAGAGACATTCCAATATTTATCTTCTCCAAGTTTTCCTAGTCAGTACCCGAG CGATAGCAACTGCCGCTGGACAATCAATAACGCACTTGGTACTGTGGATATCGAAGTTGTTATATCTGATATAGAAGACGGAGACCCTGCAGTCTGCGACTATGACCATTACGAAATCTATGACG GAGAATACATGTGTGAACACAACACAATACGAAAAGTCTGTCAGGAGTTCCAGAAAATCCCAGCATACAATTACACATCAAACAGTAGCTCGGTCGTCGTCAAATTCTTCAGCGATTCCTCGGTTAATCGGCGGGGGTTTCTTCTCAGATACAG AGCAATAATTGcgccaacaacaacaacccccaTTACAACGACAGTCGCAGAGACAACAGCTGAAGCGACAACAACCGcagaaacaacaacaacatcaacaacaccatcaacaacaacaacttcAACAACTACAACACCAGCGCCATGTACAACAAAGTCTACAACATACATCACAACAACTAAGGCAGAAG gaCTTACGATAAACTTCGAACTTATGTTGGGATTTATCGGTGGATCACTTTTACTCATATGTATGACGATCATCATAGTGGTCTGTGTAGTAACAAAAGCCAAACCACCGTCTGGAAAACATATAACCCCAGTTCAACCTTTCAGACCGTATGAGACTGTCGACAAGAATTCCATTCGAATACGTAAGCCTTCAAAAATTCCTAAACAGATATCGTCTCAGAGTGGTGTGACGCAAAAATTGCCTCCATGGTAA